The SAR202 cluster bacterium genome segment AGTAGCTCAGTGGTAGAGCGGTCGGCTGTTAACCGATTGGTCATAGGTTCGAGTCCTATCTGCGGAGCCACACTTTCTTAACGTCCACGCGTCGCGTTCACAGTCAACAACCTGCGAAGCCAGTCCATCGGCAGTCAAAAGTCGAGTCCTCAATAACTTCAATTCGTCGTGTTCTGCGCTGGCACGGCGTGTAGCCTGAGCCCAAGCGCTCGCACTACTTTGAGTACGGTAGCGAGCTCAGGATTGCCGTCGGACGATAAAGCCTTGTAGAGACTCTCGCGGCCCAGCCCCGCCTCACGGGCAATCGTGGCCATGCCCTTTGCCCGCGCGATGTCGCCCAGAGCCGCGGCTACAAGCTGAGGATCGCCGTCCTCCAGCGCTGCCTCGAGGTATTCCGCCATATCTTCGGCCGTTTCCAGATGGTCCGCCGCGTCCCATGGCCGGGTCTTAGTCGATCCCATTATTTCCCACTTACAACTCGCATGTCGGTCCCTTAACCCCTCAAACCAATCTGCGTAGACATCTG includes the following:
- a CDS encoding putative addiction module antidote protein codes for the protein MGSTKTRPWDAADHLETAEDMAEYLEAALEDGDPQLVAAALGDIARAKGMATIAREAGLGRESLYKALSSDGNPELATVLKVVRALGLRLHAVPAQNTTN